One window from the genome of Nitrospirota bacterium encodes:
- a CDS encoding RidA family protein has translation MSPEEKLRELGIVLPETPAPLGSYVPVVQAGSLIFLSGILPLRNGRLTRTGRVGESVSKDDAGDDAKTAVVNALSVLKANLGTLSRVKRCVKLTGYVASSPDFTEQPMVLNAASELLYEIFGEAGRHARAAVGVNVLPLNSPVEIEFIFEVGQESS, from the coding sequence ATGTCACCTGAGGAAAAGCTGAGGGAATTGGGGATAGTGCTCCCCGAAACACCTGCACCGCTCGGTTCATATGTTCCGGTTGTACAAGCAGGGAGTCTTATATTTCTCAGCGGTATTCTTCCCTTAAGAAACGGAAGGCTCACGAGAACAGGGAGAGTGGGTGAATCTGTCTCAAAGGACGATGCAGGCGACGACGCAAAAACAGCAGTCGTGAATGCGCTTTCGGTCCTGAAGGCAAATCTTGGAACGCTCAGCAGAGTCAAGAGATGCGTGAAGCTCACCGGCTACGTTGCATCATCACCCGATTTCACCGAACAGCCGATGGTGCTGAATGCCGCGTCAGAACTCCTGTACGAAATCTTTGGTGAAGCCGGAAGGCATGCACGCGCAGCTGTAGGCGTGAATGTACTTCCTCTCAATTCTCCGGTAGAGATAGAATTTATCTTCGAAGTAGGCCAGGAATCTTCATAG
- a CDS encoding PAS domain S-box protein, giving the protein MKDERKTKQQLIQEILELRLSNTEFATRESLRNQKENVKKSTREMFRDLVENANDLIHVLTPDGRFLYVNKAWLYALGYQRREINHLSMRDIIHPDSLVHCRDIFGQLLSGKKLPKFETELVTRSAKKIVVEVSSRCKFINGKPVYIHCNLQDVTQRKDAEQKLEDSERKYLDFYQKAPAGYYFTDSGGLIIEVNDTWLNMLGYSRSEVEKKMNLRDILSEEGWRRFSDRYSEFLEKGTIENLELDLRKKDGSYIPVLQSATAVCDKKGNFMQSRSIIRDISARVKYRKMLEQALNEWRVTFDSMPYGVLLLDDAFGIRRANKYFFLHFNILPEEIKSGKSYEIIKSEQLKDIFDNIRQEKSFTLDAFEYCEERLNKHFLLYLTPLPDDEGLTRSFVLAIVDISEIRDKQKKLTESRDAFFNMLKEVDFSYRELKGLYEGLIHSFVNAIDAKSPWTKGHSERVTKYAVAIAEEMSLEKEDIEMLRVAGLFHDIGKIGTYDIILDNPNVLSDEESRLINLHPIKGEEILAPIKQLQHLLPVIRHHHERVDGEGYPDGLKADEIPVLARILCVADAFDSMVSDRPYRAGGTPEYAISELKRCMNTQFDADVVEAFLSVLSKENAEVLSGSSPISLL; this is encoded by the coding sequence GTGAAGGACGAACGCAAGACAAAACAACAGCTCATACAGGAAATACTGGAACTGCGCCTCAGCAACACCGAATTTGCTACGAGGGAATCATTGCGAAACCAGAAGGAGAACGTCAAAAAAAGCACCAGGGAAATGTTCAGGGACCTTGTGGAAAATGCAAATGACCTCATACATGTGCTGACGCCTGACGGCAGGTTTCTCTATGTGAACAAAGCATGGCTTTACGCGCTTGGGTATCAGCGGAGAGAAATCAATCACCTTTCGATGCGTGATATCATTCATCCTGACAGTCTCGTGCATTGCAGGGATATTTTCGGACAGCTTCTGTCCGGCAAAAAACTTCCCAAGTTCGAGACCGAGCTTGTAACCAGAAGTGCGAAGAAAATCGTTGTTGAGGTCAGTTCCCGCTGCAAATTCATCAATGGCAAACCGGTCTATATCCATTGCAATCTGCAAGACGTCACCCAAAGAAAGGATGCTGAACAGAAGCTTGAGGACAGCGAGAGAAAATATCTCGACTTCTATCAGAAAGCGCCTGCTGGCTATTATTTTACCGATTCAGGCGGACTGATTATTGAGGTGAATGACACCTGGCTGAACATGCTCGGTTACAGCAGGTCTGAAGTGGAAAAAAAGATGAATTTGCGCGACATTCTCAGTGAGGAGGGATGGAGAAGATTCAGTGACAGGTATTCGGAATTTCTGGAGAAGGGCACTATCGAAAACCTGGAACTGGATCTAAGGAAGAAAGACGGGTCGTATATTCCTGTGCTTCAAAGCGCGACCGCTGTCTGTGACAAGAAAGGGAATTTCATGCAAAGCAGAAGCATCATACGGGACATCAGTGCCCGTGTAAAATACAGAAAGATGCTCGAACAGGCACTGAATGAATGGAGGGTAACGTTTGATTCCATGCCTTATGGTGTGCTGTTGCTTGATGATGCGTTCGGTATCAGAAGGGCGAATAAATACTTTTTCCTTCACTTCAATATTCTGCCCGAAGAAATAAAAAGCGGCAAATCTTATGAAATAATAAAAAGCGAACAGTTAAAGGACATCTTCGATAATATCCGGCAGGAGAAAAGCTTCACACTGGATGCCTTTGAATATTGCGAAGAGAGGTTGAATAAGCATTTCCTTCTTTACCTCACTCCTCTTCCTGACGACGAAGGCCTGACAAGGTCATTTGTACTTGCAATTGTGGACATCTCGGAGATTAGAGATAAACAGAAAAAACTCACCGAAAGCCGTGATGCGTTTTTCAATATGCTCAAGGAGGTTGATTTTTCCTACCGTGAACTGAAAGGGCTCTATGAAGGTCTTATCCATTCATTCGTGAATGCAATCGACGCAAAAAGTCCCTGGACAAAAGGCCATTCCGAGCGTGTTACGAAGTATGCAGTTGCCATTGCGGAAGAAATGTCTCTCGAAAAGGAGGACATTGAGATGCTCAGGGTAGCCGGGCTTTTTCATGACATAGGGAAAATAGGCACCTATGATATTATCCTCGATAACCCCAATGTGCTCTCTGATGAAGAATCAAGACTGATTAATCTCCATCCGATCAAGGGTGAAGAGATACTGGCGCCGATAAAGCAGTTGCAGCATCTTCTGCCGGTCATACGGCATCACCATGAAAGAGTAGACGGGGAGGGATATCCTGACGGGCTGAAGGCAGATGAAATTCCTGTACTTGCGAGGATACTCTGCGTTGCCGATGCATTTGACTCCATGGTATCCGACCGGCCGTACAGGGCCGGTGGCACACCTGAATATGCGATATCCGAGTTAAAGAGATGCATGAATACGCAGTTTGACGCCGATGTAGTCGAAGCGTTTCTGAGTGTATTGTCGAAGGAGAACGCTGAGGTCCTTTCAGGCAGCAGCCCGATAAGTCTGCTATGA
- a CDS encoding PAS domain S-box protein translates to MKILIVDDNATDRLLLKYLLEQSGFETAEASDGIEGLKMASHQKPDLIISDANMPRMDGFQFLRSIKHDEKLRGIPFVFYSALYTGYREAELATSLGAEAFIIKPKEPKEFIEELRIIIDEIGQTKIITAKLIEKDEEFLRQYARIVATKLEEKVRELEKACAESRQKEESLQESEARLRSIFRAAPIGIGLVSADRRLLQVNDRLCEITGFSSDELIGQNARILYPTEEDYEYVGKTKYAQIRERGTGTVETRWKRKDGTVIDVLLSSSPIDPADLSRGVTFTALDITDRKHYEELLKKSDQELKKRLKELEEFYNIAVGRESRMIQLKKEMEKLMQELEKYRQ, encoded by the coding sequence ATGAAAATATTGATTGTTGATGATAATGCGACTGACAGACTGTTGTTGAAATATCTTCTCGAGCAGAGCGGGTTTGAGACAGCAGAGGCATCTGACGGAATCGAGGGGCTCAAAATGGCATCACATCAGAAGCCGGACCTGATTATTTCTGATGCAAACATGCCCAGGATGGACGGATTTCAGTTCCTGAGAAGTATAAAGCATGATGAGAAATTACGAGGGATCCCATTTGTCTTCTATTCAGCACTGTATACCGGCTACCGGGAGGCAGAGCTTGCCACATCTCTCGGCGCAGAAGCATTTATTATCAAGCCGAAGGAGCCGAAGGAATTCATTGAAGAGCTGAGGATTATTATCGATGAGATCGGGCAGACAAAGATCATTACCGCGAAGCTGATAGAAAAGGATGAGGAATTTCTCAGGCAGTACGCGCGGATAGTTGCGACAAAGCTTGAAGAGAAAGTGCGGGAACTTGAAAAGGCCTGTGCAGAAAGCAGGCAGAAAGAGGAGTCCCTTCAGGAAAGCGAAGCAAGACTGAGGAGCATTTTCAGGGCAGCACCCATCGGTATTGGCCTGGTATCTGCTGACCGCAGGTTACTGCAGGTAAATGACCGCCTCTGTGAAATAACGGGATTTTCGAGCGACGAGCTTATAGGGCAGAATGCCCGAATTCTTTATCCGACCGAAGAAGATTACGAATATGTGGGAAAGACAAAATATGCACAGATCAGGGAGCGAGGTACGGGAACGGTCGAAACGCGGTGGAAGCGGAAAGACGGAACAGTTATTGATGTACTCCTCAGTTCATCTCCGATTGATCCTGCAGATCTGTCGCGCGGTGTTACCTTTACCGCGCTTGATATTACAGATCGGAAACACTATGAGGAGCTTTTGAAAAAAAGCGACCAGGAACTGAAGAAGCGGCTGAAAGAGCTCGAGGAGTTCTATAATATTGCGGTCGGAAGGGAATCCCGGATGATACAGCTGAAGAAGGAGATGGAAAAACTGATGCAGGAGCTTGAAAAATACAGGCAATAA
- the der gene encoding ribosome biogenesis GTPase Der: MAKPVVVIVGRPNVGKSTLFNRMTGSHSAIVEDISGVTRDRNCLDAEWEGKRFAVVDTGGFYPDTDDDIFLQIREQALFAIDEGDVIVHLLDGKDGLTPSDMELARVLRSSGKQVIWAVNKIDGPTREDRLYDFYRIGAEDISPVSAETGFAFDDFMDKLAGFLPVHTEERIDYPRIAVVGRPNVGKSTFINTLLGKRRMIVSPVPGTTRDSVDSVCTYYGRKYLLIDTAGMKKSDRSGYSLDRFAMVRAIRSIERCDVSLIVIDASKGIVEQDQRIAGIVEEYGKGAVFLLNKWDIIADTDATFKKLGKELHRRMWFMQYAPLLTVSALEKKRVTKVFPIIDRILRERKKRIPTSDINRSFRDIASGIPLPTYKGKQVKLFYITQVKTEPPSFTLFTNYPSAIKETYVRHIEKILRRSYSFEGTPIRIYVRGREKTRER, from the coding sequence ATGGCAAAACCTGTAGTAGTGATAGTCGGCAGACCGAATGTCGGCAAATCGACCCTGTTCAACAGGATGACAGGGTCGCATTCCGCGATTGTCGAGGATATTTCCGGAGTCACCAGGGACAGGAACTGTCTGGATGCGGAATGGGAAGGGAAACGATTTGCAGTTGTGGATACCGGCGGATTTTACCCGGATACCGATGATGATATCTTCCTCCAGATCAGGGAACAGGCACTGTTCGCCATCGATGAAGGAGATGTGATTGTCCATCTCCTTGACGGCAAAGACGGGCTTACCCCGTCTGATATGGAACTTGCCCGCGTTCTCAGGTCATCGGGCAAGCAGGTTATCTGGGCAGTAAACAAGATTGACGGTCCTACCCGTGAAGACAGACTGTACGATTTTTACAGAATAGGCGCAGAAGATATATCCCCGGTTTCTGCCGAAACAGGGTTTGCTTTTGATGATTTCATGGACAAACTGGCAGGGTTTTTGCCTGTGCATACTGAGGAAAGGATTGATTATCCGAGAATTGCGGTAGTCGGCAGACCGAATGTCGGCAAGTCGACCTTCATAAATACCCTTCTGGGCAAGAGAAGGATGATTGTAAGCCCTGTTCCGGGTACTACCAGGGATTCGGTCGACAGCGTATGTACATATTACGGCAGGAAATATCTCCTGATAGATACCGCCGGGATGAAAAAAAGTGACAGGTCAGGATACTCGCTGGACAGGTTTGCCATGGTGAGGGCGATCAGAAGCATCGAGAGATGCGATGTGTCCCTAATCGTCATTGATGCAAGCAAAGGTATTGTGGAGCAGGACCAGAGAATAGCGGGGATCGTGGAAGAATACGGGAAAGGAGCGGTGTTTCTCCTGAATAAATGGGACATCATCGCTGACACTGATGCCACCTTCAAGAAACTGGGAAAGGAATTACACAGGCGGATGTGGTTCATGCAGTATGCACCTCTCCTGACGGTATCAGCCCTCGAGAAAAAGCGTGTGACAAAGGTCTTCCCGATCATTGACCGCATACTACGGGAAAGGAAAAAAAGGATACCAACTTCGGATATCAACAGGTCATTCAGGGATATCGCGTCAGGCATTCCTTTACCCACCTATAAGGGAAAGCAGGTTAAATTATTTTACATAACACAGGTGAAGACAGAGCCACCTTCTTTCACACTTTTTACCAATTATCCTTCTGCCATTAAAGAAACCTATGTGCGCCATATAGAAAAAATCCTGCGGAGAAGTTACTCCTTTGAGGGAACCCCAATCAGAATATATGTCAGGGGGCGCGAAAAAACCAGGGAAAGATGA
- a CDS encoding YihY/virulence factor BrkB family protein, with translation MNYLKIITRSFSDFFRDDGITLAAALSYFSIMASVPLCLFLIAVFGHILGQYPEFYQFFSARLINFFPAITEGITNELGKLITFRGIGTLSILLYGFFSLQVFTSIDNALNIIFKVKKKRAFFLSVLMSASIVTFLIIMLLVSFAATSLIPLLQTMKHFFPELRIGLLTAVLIRYVIPFFMVFFSIAVMYVLFPKTKVRMSHAFTGALFATVFLEIAKHVFTWYVGTVAEFGTIYGPLTAFVVFLLWAFYSACIFLIGAEMVHILGLEKEKI, from the coding sequence ATGAACTATCTGAAAATCATCACAAGGAGTTTTTCGGATTTCTTCAGGGACGACGGAATAACTCTTGCTGCAGCGCTGTCGTATTTTTCGATCATGGCCTCAGTGCCGCTCTGCCTCTTTCTTATCGCAGTATTCGGCCACATCCTCGGTCAGTACCCGGAATTCTATCAATTTTTTTCCGCGCGGCTGATCAATTTTTTCCCTGCCATCACAGAGGGTATTACCAACGAACTGGGAAAGCTGATAACCTTCAGGGGAATCGGCACGCTCAGTATTTTACTCTACGGTTTCTTTTCCCTTCAGGTCTTCACTTCTATCGATAACGCCCTGAATATCATATTCAAGGTCAAGAAGAAGAGGGCCTTTTTTCTGTCAGTCCTGATGTCAGCGAGCATTGTTACATTTCTGATAATAATGCTCCTCGTTTCCTTTGCGGCGACTTCACTCATCCCGCTTCTGCAAACAATGAAGCATTTTTTCCCTGAATTGCGCATCGGACTGCTGACAGCCGTGCTGATACGGTACGTCATTCCTTTTTTTATGGTTTTTTTCTCGATCGCGGTCATGTATGTCCTTTTTCCGAAAACAAAGGTCAGGATGTCGCATGCATTCACCGGCGCTCTTTTTGCAACGGTGTTCCTTGAAATTGCAAAACATGTCTTCACCTGGTATGTCGGCACTGTTGCCGAGTTCGGAACCATTTACGGACCTCTGACCGCTTTCGTGGTCTTCCTGCTCTGGGCCTTTTATTCCGCATGCATTTTCCTGATCGGAGCCGAGATGGTGCACATACTGGGGCTGGAAAAGGAAAAGATATAG
- a CDS encoding P-II family nitrogen regulator gives MKMVAAVIKHFKLDHVKDALSHAGIQGMTITEVKGFGRQKGHVEIYRGTSYEVRFIPKLKVEVAVADERLEEIVAIIQKAAHTGEIGDGKIFIYDLVDVVRIRTEERGESAL, from the coding sequence ATGAAAATGGTCGCAGCCGTAATCAAGCATTTTAAGCTTGATCACGTGAAGGACGCCCTGTCACATGCCGGGATTCAGGGTATGACGATAACCGAAGTGAAGGGCTTTGGCAGGCAAAAAGGACATGTGGAGATTTACCGGGGGACCAGTTATGAGGTCAGGTTTATCCCGAAGCTGAAGGTCGAGGTTGCCGTTGCTGATGAAAGGCTGGAAGAGATAGTTGCCATCATACAGAAAGCAGCCCATACCGGAGAGATCGGTGACGGGAAAATCTTCATCTATGATCTTGTTGATGTGGTAAGGATCAGGACTGAAGAAAGAGGAGAGAGCGCACTGTGA